tGGCCAATTTATTAAGTTTGACAATTACCACACCAAAGGTTTAAGTATCTGTAAATGTTATTCATACAGTCGACATATCCACATTTCGCAAATTTTAACCACGAGGGTAATTTGTGTCATTTGACGTGTAAATAAACTCTGTAAACTAAGCATTCTCAACTTCCGAGCCACTAAGCTAACAACTTACAACAGCACGAGTGACAGGAAAGCCGCTCCGGCCATGTCGACATTGAATATGAGAATATCTCACCAGCGCTATACAGCACAGCGCTATACACAATCGCGACTCCGCTGCGGTACAGTGTGGGAGCGGTCCCGTCAGCTGATCCCTCTGTCAGAGTGCCAGGGCAATACTGACCTTCGCTCCTAAATATAACACCTACCGACTTCTTCACCTGCCCCTGTTTACCATTCTTTACACACCAGTTAACTGTAAACACTGGCAAACTTTAACAGTGTAAGAGGTGTCAAGTCGCTCATTTAGTTTATCAAGTAATActgacattattttatattactgttttaagtaattataactGATTATCTACACCTAGAATATCACGCAATATTTGAGCTTACAGTGTCATATAGCATTAAACAACTGATTCTAGGAATATTAATATAAGGTTTACAATATAGTTTACAAATGTAAAGTAAGTAACTGACTAAACGTACAAGAACCTTCTTTATTAGGCCTAATGTCAAATAGATCATTAGCTGAATATAAGTAAAGCTGTAGAGGCCGAACGACTTGAGCTAAAAAGTAGCCTATAATTTTGTGCGAATCGCAAAAATGCACTAACAAATTTCTTTACAGACTCTCCAAGGCAAGATCATTTATGGTAGAATTTGTGCTGTGAAAAGTGATTAGGTTTGCTTCAAACGTCAAAATTTGTTAACACAATATTGTTCacatttaaagtgtttaaaataataataacacgaTTTATTTCAGTGTAATTAATTACTGTAGTACCTAGGGGAAAATAACTGTGGTTTGAGTAAGAAACGTGGATAGACACCCGACTTCCGGTGTATACTTTTGCACTTATTCTCTTCTGCAGCACGATTTCTTGATATATTATTGTCTAAGATTGATTAGTTGTCTCCTggtttataggttatgttataCAAACTATCACAGTGGGGACTTTTCGTTTTGACAGCCTAGCTGGAACGGTACGGGGTTTCAGTTGCTCCAAGTTCATTGACAACTTCCTCGCCAGTTCCTGTTATACTTATTACTAGATAGGGCGCCTTCtcaacatttatgttttatcCGTTATCTACAGGCTTTAAAacgcaataaaaaaacaaataaaacttataaaacaaataatacttcaTATTTCATTCCCTCTGAGTAATTCAATTCAGTATTACAGACTCTAAATGcgaaaatatgaaaaacattccATGTTGTATAGCATTTCGTTTCACCATTAAAATACATGCTTTGGcagttttcttcacagttttgaGATGATTATAAAACTTCTAATGAAATAGTATTTACAGTCAAGTTAAAATTTTCCCTTCCAATCAACCAATCTGTACTAAATCTGCAACAAATACATTTCTGTCTCGACCTGGCGTTCTCTGTAGACAAGCGTCCAGAAtgtacaaaaatgaataaatttgtttaccaAAACACGTAGATGTGGAACTACCTTCGTTtgtccataatttatttttttaaataaggcaCTCCCTAACCTGTCATTACACTGCtgtatataaataatctaaaacaataaatgcaaatattttacaagtaatcaGAGACACATCAATAATGATGTCACACTAGCAACAGTATGCATATAGAcatatatacaagttttaaaaacatttaattgtacaGTAACAATAGTATGACGtacaacataaaattattaaataacaatacactTTAACTCACTTACAATGTGTTATATATGACACAAAAATTCTCATTCTTGTGATCCCATAACTCACTTCACGAACTTTTAACTGTTTGTTCTCATCTAATAAGAGATAAATTACTATAAGTCTCTGTCAATCTATTTATCGAACTATATAACTAGTTAAATAGGGGTACATAAGTAGCAAAGGGAGATGGAGTTTGGAAGCCGAATTCATCAAACCTAGGCGGAGGTCTAGGAACCTGACTAGGAGGCTTGGCGGGTTTGGGGGGAATCTTGACGGGGGGTCGGGCCAACACCTGGCTGAAAGGCAGGGATGGGTGGAACGGCCGAGGTCGTAGGGGCTGCTGCTGAGGTCGTAAGGGCTGCTGCTGAGGTCGTAAGGGCTGCTGCTGAGGTCGATGAGGTCGTTGTGGATTCTGAGGTCGAGGCCTGTACCCCGATGAACCCACCACATTATAGTCGGGATTATAGATGGAGAGGGAGGGTTTCAACCCTGATTGCATGTGCGTTGGTGCTATCATCTCGTAGATGGCATCAACCCTAGGGTTTTCAAAAGAGTTGGCAAAGAGCAGAATGGGGGGTGGCGGCGGGGGTGTTGGAGGTCTCGTCGCTGTAGGGTGGGGCTTCACGCTGAAGACCTCGTGAGTAGAGATCAGCAACTGCATCAGCACACACATCGCCTAAAAATACAATAGCAAATGTCACGCATTATGTGGACTAGTACCTTAAACGTATTTTTGGCATAAAACACAACCAATGCCTTTGCAGTCTGTTACTACAAGTTCCGTAGGGGTTTTCCCGATTAATTAATTTCAGCACTAAATAATAAAGGTGTCTTTGTTTCTTGGTATGATATCGTTCTGTTATGGAGTCCACGTACGATGAGATTTATTATTACCTATCAGAATGCTTTAAAAGCTTAATAAATCATTCAGGATTAGATTCCGATTTGATATCTTTCTTACTTATAACCTTCCTCTAGTTCCCTTGTCCACCGATGGGTTAGTTTAATCAGTAGTTTAACTCTTACGTTTGAgcccataaataaataaacaaacctaAAACGCAAAAGGATCAGCAAAATATACTCGATTTGACATAATTTATTACGAATTACGTTATGTcacttttataatgttttaatgcaCTATATAGAAACGCTTTTGTGCATTTGAAAAGGTGGTATTTACGAACTACTTAAGTGAATATGTAgcaattaaattgatattttagaaCCAATTgtgacattaaaatatgtaatctatTGTGTTAAAAGGTGTCTTACTGATGTATaaattgcaaatataaatttttttattaatattgaaagtGATATAAACACTACTGCGATCGGTATTGTAGATTGTAAATTAAAGGTtctaaattggtttttttatgtGTTAGTAGCCTAACATTAAAGATACCTTGCGACAAATTCATTTAATGACCGGCATAACTATAGAAATATTCgtattttcacttaaatattataaaattttcctcGTTTCCACCCCCCCTCCTCATATTTACTACTGCTGTACTTCCAGTTTACTCGATTTTGTAAAAAAGTAGTGGTTAACGAAGACTGTAAATTTCTTTGTATTGTGTACCATTTGCTGCATTATATCCATTGCACAACCCTTAAGCAAAAACTATGTTGTGTATCCTTGTGAGAtaacctataaatataaatatatatatatatatatatatatatatatatatatatatatatataaatacatatctCACCGACGGGGGGACAAACGGAATCTTTccccaagagcattttatttcaaaataatcgatcgCTTAGTAAACTACTAAAAAATAACGCTATTCTCGACTAAAAATAGCATTTATGTTGGAACTTTGAATtcaatcataattaaat
The Homalodisca vitripennis isolate AUS2020 chromosome 4, UT_GWSS_2.1, whole genome shotgun sequence DNA segment above includes these coding regions:
- the LOC124361142 gene encoding extensin-like — protein: MCVLMQLLISTHEVFSVKPHPTATRPPTPPPPPPILLFANSFENPRVDAIYEMIAPTHMQSGLKPSLSIYNPDYNVVGSSGYRPRPQNPQRPHRPQQQPLRPQQQPLRPQQQPLRPRPFHPSLPFSQVLARPPVKIPPKPAKPPSQVPRPPPRFDEFGFQTPSPFATYVPLFN